The following proteins are encoded in a genomic region of Vicinamibacteria bacterium:
- a CDS encoding BON domain-containing protein: MNNLRFSIPLICLAAFLASGCTATKNTGIAVGAGAKEAAQQVGGTATDASITAAIKMRMADDPVVSAMKINVDTTDGKVTLSGTVQDAAEEDQAVGLARSVNGVKSVDSKLVVRR; encoded by the coding sequence ATGAATAACTTACGGTTCTCGATCCCCCTCATCTGTCTCGCTGCTTTCCTGGCGTCGGGTTGTACGGCCACGAAGAATACCGGTATTGCCGTGGGAGCGGGCGCCAAGGAAGCCGCTCAGCAGGTGGGTGGTACGGCCACGGATGCGAGCATCACCGCGGCGATCAAGATGAGGATGGCCGACGATCCCGTGGTGTCTGCCATGAAAATCAACGTGGATACGACCGATGGGAAGGTCACACTGAGCGGGACGGTCCAAGACGCCGCGGAAGAAGACCAGGCTGTCGGTCTGGCGAGATCGGTCAACGGCGTTAAGAGCGTCGATTCCAAGCTCGTCGTGCGGCGGTAG